The genomic stretch AATAGTGAAACAATTTTTTGGCATCCAGACCACATGATTAGTGTCAAATTTCTTGGCACACAGCAGACTTGGCTGATAGAACACACTCAGATTTCTACACCCTGTTGTCTGCTCTCCTCTTTTTGGAATCGGGAATCTGCAAAAATCTGAGCAGAACTCAGAAAAGGTTGGCAAATGAGagattaatgtttctccaaattcaaGTTCATGATTCCGTATCTCAACTCAAGTACAAAGACaatcaagtgtagcatttcccAGATTGTGGCAAAGCACACTCAGCTCATGGGTGCAACTAtccccattgaaagcagcaatctGTCCACAAATAACATCTTGCTACTCGACATAGGACAGTTATCTGCTCATAAGCAGCATTTCTGTACTCAAGGAGAACTTGTCTCCACTCAAGAACTATTAAAGGGGTCTTGTTGTAAAACATTTGCAAAAGATGTGTCACCTCTAGAAGTAAAAAGTTAATTTCCTGGCTCTACAACCTCCTGCAAGAACATAAAAATTAACTCTTTAATACTGCTCCAGGTGACTATGGTAATACTCACGTTATCTTGTTGTTCATTCATATTGCCTTGTATATTCCAATCACAATCCTGAGAGTATGCTGTAACAGGTAGAATGCATAGATACACACCTACCTTAAGTTTAATCAGTGAAACAATATTTCTGATTGTctagtagtggttttcaaaccttgtcCTTCCAGTAAGATgccactttaactattccctatgccataggtgctgcgattagtaaggggttatttaaagtgatatgtaaagaaaaaaggttgagaaccactgctctggacccaaggtattttgcttgagaaaaattgtcattggttcatttccttttgagttatgaaactgtgcacataatgagtcaattaggtacaattagtcccttactaatcacagaacacctatggcatagggaattactcaaggtggtatgtgagtggaaagaaaaggtttgaaaaccaccggtCTAGTACCTAGTATTTCTGTGAAACATTTCCCTTTATTCTGTTAGCTCATCCCTTATAGTCCCTATCCCTGAGGTGGTACTGTGGGTTGAAAGGAATCAACTTATAACATTTAAATCTCTCTTCCTGCAAAAAGCATGGATCCCAAATTTTTCAAGTCTATCATCTAAATAGACTTAGAAAAGTTTGTCCTCAAAACTAATCTTACAATTCTGTCAACTGCAGATGCATAAATGACAATCTCATCAAAAAAATACGTTGTCAGGTGAAAGACGAAGTTCTTTTTAACAAACTCTCTACTTCAAACATCAATAAAATAATCTTCAAAAACAAAGGCAGGTTCTTAAAATATGTACAAAATAAAAAActataaaataataatttattaaaGGAGATCTGAAAGCACCTGTATACTATGTCCTTCAGTGGTAAAAGCACAATTAATTGTCAAGTTTTCCAAGTTCATTTGAACTAATTTCATCCAATGACGATCATTGTAATTAAAAAGAGCTTCATATCCAGACTGGTTTGCATAAATTAATGGAAATCATAAATCGAAGATGGTTTCCAAAATGAAGTCAACAGTCAGAAAATGGAGCTCCCCATCCCACAATAACTTACTGTATATCACATTAAACTGCTGCATTCTTGAGCATAACACAAAAAGAGAAGCTAAAAGTTAACCATCTTGGCCTTAGCAGCATTTTCTAGAATTTGCCTTTTCCAGTCTTCATAATCCTGCTTTTTTGTTGCTTTGGGTTCAGTCTTTTCTTGTTTGGGCTCTGGTGGAAGCTCTTCATCTGTTAATAATGAGATAACTTTATTTTGTTTTAGTAAAGTAATGATTAATTCATTAAGATCATTCATTACCTATTTTCAATAAATCAAGAAAGTGAAATATCACAGTTCTGCAATTAGTCAAGTCTATTTTATGCAAATATACATACTGGACATAGAAACTTGTATActcttcaaaatttaaaaaaaaatccattatcaCAGCCCAAAATTCCATTTGAACCAAGCAGGATTAGTAAATCATATTGCTTATAGACATATCCACATACATATCAGCTTCCAAATGCACATACAATATAATACAATCCAGAACTGCAGAATTCAggctttaaatattttttgatgCAAATATTTACAATAACTGTTGGTGTTATGGTATCATCCATGATATTTGTCAATGTAAAGATTAATTTTTTGGGGAGAATGGGGTGAGGACATGGCTTTATAGCCTTATTTTTAATCTAAAAATGCTAATACAGAGAGTGAGAAGTTGACTTTTAAAAGCAAATAAGTAACTTTTACAAAGTGTATAAAAATCTTTAATTTCCTACCTTCCTCCATTTCTAATAATTCCAGGAATGCCCTCTGCCTTTTATTCCGTTTATATTTTTCACCAGATTCACCTTTGGAGAAATAAACAATTATAATTTTTATAATACCATTATAGTTTTTTCTAACAACTGCACTTAAAGTAATCTAACAAAGTAGCTTTCAAAACTCACTACAAACAACTTTCCCAATTGTTTCCATCTGAGAGCAGAGTCGATCAAAAATAGTCTTCTTCACACCAGATGAAGCAGCAAGCTTGGTCTTATCAGCCTTCATTTTCAAACATCTAAAGTGCAAAAGAACAAGTCACAATGTAATTGAAAATTTCGATGCgggaaatttgaaaataaaaacaaatgaccCTGGGTGCACTCAGTAGATCAGgcaccatctgtggaaagaaagaggtaatgTTTCATGTTAAAGACCTTTCTTTAGAAATGGTAAAGTGCTTCAGTTGAAGGGTAGTCAACCTGATACTGTTGAACTTGGTTCACCTGATACTGCTGAGTGAATACaatattttttccccccaatccaCAATGTAATTTAGAATTACTGACAAAATTATTAATAGTGAAATACTAACCCTTTTCACAAGGCTCAAAATTTGATGCAATTAAAAACATTTTGCTTTCAACTGTGGTTCAGTCTCAATGACCAGCCCTGGCTTAGTTATAAAACCACAGAACAGCAATAATTGAATAATAGCTCACTTGGTGGAAATTGAATGGCTATCTGATAAACAGTATATGAATAACAAAACCTCCAAAACTCACTAATAAGCAATAGCAGTCCTTGCTGACCTATAGGCTTTTGAGAACCAAATCAACTGCAATACACAAAGCAGTGAAGAGGTACCACCAACACTTCCTCCACAGAATCTTCCAACTCCCCCAGCACAATAAGCAAATCAATAAGACAAATTTAACATCTCCATCAGTAAGACCAATGGGCCACATCTTTTGTGTGTCAGACATCAAGCAATCTATTCAAAAATTACATGCGAGACTACATTTCCATGAAAATGTAAACATTCCCATCCAGAGTCAAGAGTCCACGCCGGCTCAAAGTAGAAAAGGCACATTCAGAATGAGAATACATGCATCAAGAACACACAGAATGACAACAGGAATAGCACATCATCTTTCAACTAGAGATTTGGCTGTCCTGCCAAGTATCACCTAGCCCAGCTGTAGCAAAATTTTTTCAGCCCCCATCAGCTTCCTGTTCCTTCAAAACCCATATAACTGGATGCAAGTCAAGCCAGCTTTAATCCCAAGGCCCTACCAAGACCACATTGCTGGGTGCCTAGAGTAACAATAGTTGCAAATTTCCTTTGCAAGAAGGACTCGTGCAAGAACACTCACAAGCATGAAAAGCCCGCCTGAAGTGAAATTCCTAAACTATTGCATCAGAGCTTGTGGATTATTAAGAACATAACCACgtagtacaggtgcctaaccttttatctgggattccaaACGCCTGCACTTTTTTTTCTGGTAGATGACATAATGCTCATCAAAtatggttttgttttttttttatatatacacataccaTAAGTCATGTTAATCTCCTGTAATAAATTAACATTCTTACCTCCGGAATGGCCATCCACACAGGCAGGATGTTTACACAAAATAGGATTGAGATGTGGTGATTTTGGAGGCTGGATGTTTGAGGTGGGGGTAGGTTGAATGAAATagaactgaatttttaaaaatattgtgcaAATATTCtctgttttcagagggagattcccccctcctccccccaatgGGCATCCTCTCTTCCCTTCAGTGGAAAGGTGACTGGAGAAACAGGCGGCAGCTGGATCAATGACCGTCTTGCTTACCCATATTCCCCTACACAGCTGGAACTCCTCTGTGTATCCCTGGCTTTGGCAGAGCGTTTCCATCTGCATGGGGATTATGCATTGAGCCAGTGTGGCACTCTGGTGAACCCTGGgctcggcagcactgcacccctgctgctgcATTGGGAGTTAgatgattgtgggggggggggtggtggggggaaatggGGTGGAAAAATGGCCAGCCAGGAGTGAgccatttgcttaaagggatcgCCATTTTGAAAAGGATTCGGAAATCTGGAAGATTACAAACTACAGAAGGTGTCCGGTCCCGATGATCCCGGATAAAATGCATCTGTATCAGCACATTGGTATTAATTGGTATTAAAATCATTTGTTGAGACTACATTTTCCTCCTCCATTAGTTATCCATACACAACTATTAGACGATTAAACTATATTGAGAAATTTATATACACTATGACTAAATATCACCATACTTACTTGCATGCTGTATATAAAGCTGCAGTGGTGAAGAGCGGCTTGGAGAAATCAAGATCTCCCTGCTGCGCTTCTGAAAGGCTGGTTTCATATCTGAAGGGACATAAATAGATCATAAGAAAAAATTGCACGAATAAGCCATTGGCTTTCAGTACCTGTTCCATCCTTCAACACCTCATTAACTTCATCCCCAGATTTGCTTGAgtaatctatggatttggaccccaagacccCTCTGCTCCTTCAGTGTTAAAAATCTTGCCTTTTCCAATCATTATTATGAAAATTGCAAGTTTATCTCAACAAGCAGCATCTTATTGATGACTGATGCCAGTAAATACCACAAAAGAAATTTGTTTATTCCTAACATGTCATTTCGTCGGACAACAGcgccagtgcagggcaccagaaatgggaaaaCCCCTGTTGAAGAGAAGTATAGGAGATAACGCGACAGGGAAGGTTACCACaacagcagctgagggacccacacagattTGGTAACTTGTGGAAGGGGGACCCgcatgggctgcaggctgctagagacttgctcatggaaaccaggtatcagaCCTGAGATTTGAGAGGTTACAGGGGGCAAGAAGGGTTTCTGAAAGCCTTGGTCGCCGAAAacttcctgatcacatcagaagtttggatctggaggggAGGTTGATAATGAATCAAACAGGAGGCAAatgcacagacactcagtgactctgaagggactcctttttgcctctcttactgtaaggggcactgagtgacactaatggtgacccTTGCTTTACAGCACACAGAATATTACacgttctgtattattacatgacaattaaggaatcttgaatttcaaATGGTGCAGTTCTGAATTAGTTGTTTTATAATCAGCAAATCTTGCACAATTTATTTATTACTGTAGCTTCGTAAGTTTTCTCAACTGCTGCATAACACTGATAAATTTGTACAGTTTCTTTTGGAAATTAGAGGTTAATGAATTTTACAACAAGTATAGAAAACTACTGGACTCTATTTTAGTAGAAGAAAAAGCAATGAAAGACATCCAAATTGAATTTAGGCTAGATTGTTTTTATTCTTGAAATGCATAATGAACTTGACAAATGTTATTTAGTTCTTTGAAGAGTCAAAAAAAGTAGATGAATGGAATATGGCTTGCATAAGAATACATTTATAAAAGAATTGACAGCTACATCAAAATATAGGTAATAAACTGAGGGCAAAAGTaagtatttttaatttagaaGTTCAATTACACGGGTTCCACAAGTATTCAAGTGATATTCCTCATTTAGGACATAGATATAAGATCTGATCATAGCTGAGCAGATAATACTGATGATGTGATTAATACCCTGTAAGGGATGTGGCCAAGTTCAAAGACTACAAAACCATTTATGATCTGAAaaacatctattttttttaagttagTAGAAGCTTGCATTGGAAAGGCTCTCAAGTGGCTTGATTTTAAATGAAAGATAATATCAGGGATACCATGGAAAAGGTACAAAATAGATTTACCAGGAATGGATGGTTGAGGATAAAGCAAGGGTTCCATTTCTAAGAATGATCCGTAAACCAATTTCTTTGCAAGTCAGAAATATCCATTTTCTATCTTAACCTGTACCACATACACACTTTTTATAGTTATTTACTTTCATTGAATAATCAGTCTAATCCAACCCACAATTAAATTAATGGAATGCATAATGTATGCAGTCATTAATGAATACCATGAGACACTATTATTGGTAGCTCGATAAATGTCTTAAAATGTATGGGAGAATTCATATAAAGTCAAATTTCTGTAGGTGATGCCCCAGGAATACAATGTAATTTTTGTTAATTTCTGCTATATCCAACCACCTCGCATAAGGCTTAACAGAATGGACAATTTTAAGAGGTCAACTAAGGGAGTCCTCCAAATTTTTATGCTGTAGTATATAC from Narcine bancroftii isolate sNarBan1 chromosome 10, sNarBan1.hap1, whole genome shotgun sequence encodes the following:
- the orc6 gene encoding origin recognition complex subunit 6, whose protein sequence is MERDVIGRMAWKLGIQSGKVIWKAEEYLRLSEVKCTRFSAHMTATSSAMMCLDLAATSLKQPLDKDFIVKLSGLNKKVYQTHLKALESILGIRSQLGIRDLAVQFGCIEAVDASIKILQRYETSLSEAQQGDLDFSKPLFTTAALYTACKCLKMKADKTKLAASSGVKKTIFDRLCSQMETIGKVVCSESGEKYKRNKRQRAFLELLEMEEDEELPPEPKQEKTEPKATKKQDYEDWKRQILENAAKAKMVNF